The following proteins come from a genomic window of Pseudomonas cichorii:
- a CDS encoding YciC family protein — protein MNPLNVIQDSLYFFRQNLGSILMLCLPLVVLEALAKQALGNEAPFAYELLIGLLFYPLYTGALILFLDARTRGEAPATRDLLAMTLRLWPTFAVLSAISTLLILFGLSLFVIPGLWVMVKLAFSEYLLVMRKLTPFMAMRESMLMTTGHFMRILACVLGVYIPLSLLEGLGLYLFPEPQSPAASLVLDSIGSFLQLFITVVIFRLFMLISEPSNKA, from the coding sequence ATGAACCCGCTGAACGTTATCCAGGACTCGCTGTACTTCTTCCGGCAAAACCTGGGAAGCATCCTGATGCTGTGCCTGCCGCTGGTGGTACTCGAAGCCCTGGCCAAGCAGGCCCTTGGCAATGAGGCCCCCTTCGCTTACGAGCTGTTGATCGGCCTGCTGTTCTATCCGCTCTACACGGGCGCCCTGATCCTGTTTCTCGATGCCCGCACGCGAGGCGAGGCTCCTGCGACCCGAGACCTGCTGGCAATGACCCTACGCCTGTGGCCGACCTTCGCCGTGCTGTCGGCCATCAGCACTCTGCTGATTCTGTTCGGGCTGTCGCTGTTCGTCATTCCCGGCCTGTGGGTGATGGTCAAGCTGGCTTTCAGCGAGTACCTGCTGGTGATGCGCAAGCTGACGCCCTTCATGGCGATGCGCGAAAGCATGCTGATGACCACCGGCCATTTCATGCGCATTCTGGCCTGTGTGCTGGGAGTCTACATTCCCCTGTCATTGCTCGAAGGCCTGGGGCTTTACCTGTTCCCAGAGCCCCAGAGCCCTGCGGCATCCCTGGTACTCGACAGCATCGGCAGCTTCCTGCAACTGTTCATTACTGTCGTGATATTCCGTCTGTTCATGCTGATCAGCGAACCTTCGAACAAGGCTTGA